The DNA sequence GAAGACATTAAAGCCTGTTGCAATTGGCGAAAAAGGGGAATTAGTACTCACTAACTTAGGGAGAGATGGCTACCCCGCTCTACGCTATCGGACAGGCGATATGGTCATTCGCTCAAACAAAAAGTGTCCATGCGGCAATCCTTATCAATTTTTGCCTGAAGGAATTATCGGACGTGCTGACGACATGGTCGTCATTCGGGGAATTAATATTTATCCGTCCTCCATTGAATCCATTATTCGGGAATATAGTGAAGTAAAAGAGTTCCGCATCGTCTATTATACAGAAAATGAAATGGATCAAATAAAAGTAGAAATCGAATCAAATTCAGATGAAATTGTCCCATCGCTCGCAACCAAATTAAGAGAGAGAATTGGGTTAAGAATTCAAGTTGAGAAAGTGCCAGATAACCACTTGCCGCGCTTTACGATGAAAGCGAAGAGAGTAGTTGACAAACGCAGCAAACGAGTTTCATAAATTTCGAAAGCGTTTTCTACCAGCATAAAAGCCTGCTTCCACTTGAAAGCAGGCTTTTTATATTTCAAACTTGAAACAATCTTTTATAATATGGATTAAAATGTATAAATTGCCTTTACCTTTGAAATTTTACAATAGATAAAATGTTTGACCGTTCGGACCTATTGGAACATGCCCCATTTCTAATACGTCGACTAAATATGCAAATGGATTTTCTTCCCATCCTTTTAAATCTGAAATTAATTCCCATGTACAGGCCAATAAGCTAATATATAAGCTATGGCCAATGAAAAACCGAACGGTCTCTTGTTTCGCAAATGTCTGAAATGCTTGTTTAAAGACTTCATGATATACCATTTCAGGAAGGTGATAAACGATTTCCTCTAACAATTTTCCTTTTCCAGATTCGTCAATTTTATCTTTTAATTGGTCCGGAAGAACCTTCAACACTTCCCATAAATCGCTGTTTTGTAGCGAAATCATTTCATAACAGTTATTTATATCCTCTTTTTCAAGCCAACTTACATCGTAATTCGAGATATGGAAAGCATCCATAAACATTTCCACTTTTTCCTTTGCCCTGTTGTCAATCATTCCTACACGATGGTACCAGTTTATATTTAACAATCGCTCTGACAATTGGTTGACACGATCATGTTTAAAATCGTAAACCGGTTGATGGTCGATAATCGTGATCGACATCGATATCACCCCTTTTTTGTTTAATATTTCGTTGTTAATTCAGGCGGACCGTATTTTGGACCATAAGGCCCCTCATCCAACCATCTTCCTAATTTTGGAACAATCGCCGTTAATGATGCAGCAATCTCCCGTTTTAAATTCATTTCTGGTGAATTCCCTTGAAGATGGTGCAAGGCTG is a window from the Bacillus alveayuensis genome containing:
- a CDS encoding hypothetical protein (product_source=Hypo-rule applied; superfamily=54160); protein product: MSITIIDHQPVYDFKHDRVNQLSERLLNINWYHRVGMIDNRAKEKVEMFMDAFHISNYDVSWLEKEDINNCYEMISLQNSDLWEVLKVLPDQLKDKIDESGKGKLLEEIVYHLPEMVYHEVFKQAFQTFAKQETVRFFIGHSLYISLLACTWELISDLKGWEENPFAYLVDVLEMGHVPIGPNGQTFYLL